In one Pseudoliparis swirei isolate HS2019 ecotype Mariana Trench chromosome 23, NWPU_hadal_v1, whole genome shotgun sequence genomic region, the following are encoded:
- the LOC130188632 gene encoding histone deacetylase 5-like codes for MPTAVVEVKSGLPSGMQSPVSEQRAEGAGGPGDGPEGGGPGGGGPGGGGPVDLRTESRAVDTAAREQQLQQELVLLKQQQELQKQLLFAEFQKKHEVLTRQHEAQLQEHLKQQQELLAAKRQQELEHKRKLEQQRHEEQEKQLLLLRNKEKGKESAIASTEVKLKLQEFLLNKMEPGIGGLNHSFSPKCWGSPQGNTPGTPPYKLPPLLGIYEGKDDFPLRKTVSEPNLKVRSRLKQKVAERRSSPLLRRKDGTVISTFKKRAVEISVSSFCNSAPGSGPSSPNSSNLAIANGNTGSVPNIQTELRSLHQTLGADGTLSPLNLYTSPSLPNISLGLPTNTHITTSQALSNQQEAERQAIQSLRGGGALTGKFLSTSSLPLGVGHEVEAPPPSSHSAHSSLLQHVLLLEQARQQTAMLAVYSQSPLVTAERGVSSAMRAVNKLPRHRPLARTQSAPLPQSPQVLQQLVVQQQHQHFLEKHYKVHTHTHTRTRMLSHTHTHACCHTHTHADTHTHACCHTHTLTHTRSHTH; via the exons tgGTGGAGGTGAAGAGCGGCCTCCCGTCGGGCATGCAGAGCCCGGTGAGCGAGCAGCGAGCAGAAGGAG CAGGGGGTCCGGGAGACGGCCCGGAGGGAGGCGGCCCCGGGGGAGGCGGCCCGGGGGGAGGCGGCCCCGTGGACCTGCGGACCGAGTCGCGGGCGGTGGACACGGCGGCccgggagcagcagctgcagcaggagcTGGTGCTCctcaagcagcagcaggagctgcAGAAGCAGCTGCTGTTCGCCGAGTTCCAGAAGAAGCACGAGGTGCTCACCCGGCAGCACGAGGCGCAGCTGCAGGAGCACCTGAAG cAACAACAGGAGCTGCTGGCGGCCAAGCGGCAGCAGGAGCTGGAGCACAAGAGGAAGCTGGAGCAGCAGCGGcacgaggagcaggagaagcagctgctgctgctgaggaacaaggagaaggGCAAAGAGA GTGCCATCGCCAGCACAGAGGTGAAGCTGAAGCTGCAGGAGTTCCTCCTCAATAAGATGGAGCCCGGCATCGGAGGACTGAACCATTCCTTCTCCCCCAAGTGCTG gggctcTCCACAGGGCAACACTCCAGGAACTCCTCCCTACAAACTGCCCCCCCTGCTGGGCATCTACGAGGGAAAAGACGACTTCCCGCTCCGCAAGACGG tcTCGGAGCCCAACCTGAAGGTGCGGTCGCGGCTGAAGCAGAAGGTGGCCGAGAGGCGGAGCTCCCCACTGCTGCGCAGGAAGGACGGGACGGTCATCAGCACCTTCAAGAAGAGAGCCGTCGAGATCTCAG TCTCCTCGTTCTGTAACAGCgctccaggttctggtcccaGCAGTCCCAACAGTTCCAACTTGGCTATCGCCAACGGCAACACGGGGTCGGTCCCCAACATCCAGACCGAG CTGAGGTCTCTCCATCAGACGCTGGGGGCTGATGGGACGTTGAGTCCTCTGAACCTCTACACCTCGCCCTCCTTGCCCAATATTTCCTTGGGCCTCCCCACCAACACTCACATCACG ACCTCACAGGCACTTTCCAACCAGCAAGAGGCTGAGCGTCAAGCCATCCAATCGctgcgagggggcggagctctaACGGGGAAGTTTCTCTCCACGTCCTCCCTGCCGTTGG GTGTGGGGCATGAggtggaggctccgccccccagctctcactccgcccactcctcgtTACTGCAACACGTCCTCCTGCTGGAGCAGGCCAGACAACAGACTGCGATGCtcgctg TGTACAGCCAGTCGCCGCTGGTTACGGCGGAGAGGGGCGTGTCCAGCGCCATGCGGGCGGTCAACAAGTTGCCTCGCCACCGGCCGTTGGCGCGTACCCAGAGTGCACCTCTTCCCCAGTCGCCCCAGGTGCTGCAGCAGCTGGtggtccagcagcagcaccagcactTCCTGGAGAAACActacaaggtacacacacacacacacacacgcacacgcatgctgtcacacacacacacacacgcatgctgtcacacacacacacatgctgacacacacacacacgcatgctgtcacacacacacgctgacacacacacgctcacacacaca